The proteins below come from a single Eucalyptus grandis isolate ANBG69807.140 chromosome 3, ASM1654582v1, whole genome shotgun sequence genomic window:
- the LOC104436300 gene encoding zinc transporter 4, chloroplastic: MFFIEELWEILILDRLMSKPRVYTDFLFRSQSASKFNATCQSAELEACRDDSAAFSLKFVAMASILVAGIVGIAIPLVGKHRKFLRTDGSLFVAAKAFAAGVILATGFVHMLPGGTTALSDPCLPEYPWSKFPFAGFFAMMASLATLLVDFVGTQYYERKQGLTQKSEEQGRVGSMDASLESGILPGEEKDPNDRVFGEEEGGGMHIVGMHAHAAHHRHSHPQGQDACDGNLMEDSHSHGHSHGHSHGHGHSHGLGDGEGAGHARHVVVSQVLELGIVSHSVIIGISLGVSQSPCTIRPLIAALSFHQFFEGFALGGCISQAQFKNLSATIMACFFALTTPAGIGVGTAIASSYNPYSAGALITEGILDCMSAGILVYMALVDLIAADFLSKRMSCNFRLQMVSYLMLFLGAGLMSLLAIWA, translated from the exons ATGTTTTTCATCGAG gaacTCTGGGAGATATTGATCCTCGATCGCCTGATGTCGAAGCCTAGGGTTTATACAG ATTTCCTTTTCCGCTCTCAATCCGCTTCCAAGTTCAATGCCACCTGCCAGTCGGCGGAATTAGAGGCTTGCCGCGATGATTCGGCTGCTTTCTCGCTCAAATTCGTGGCCATGGCGTCGATCCTAGTGGCCGGCATTGTTGGGATCGCGATTCCGCTGGTCGGGAAGCACCGGAAGTTTCTCCGGACTGACGGGAGCCTTTTTGTGGCGGCCAAGGCCTTTGCTGCTGGTGTAATTCTTGCCACCGGATTTGTCCACATGCTGCCGGGTGGAACGACGGCACTCTCGGATCCATGCTTGCCTGAGTACCCTTGGTCGAAATTCCCGTTTGCTGGGTTTTTTGCCATGATGGCCTCGTTGGCGACGCTTCTTGTCGATTTTGTGGGGACTCAGTATTATGAGAGAAAGCAG GGTTTGACTCAAAAAAGTGAGGAACAAGGACGAGTTGGATCTATGGATGCGAGTCTCGAGTCGGGTATACTTCCAGGTGAGGAAAAGGATCCGAATGACAGGGtgtttggagaagaagaaggtggcGGAATGCACATTGTGGGGATGCATGCACATGCGGCTCACCACAGACATAGCCATCCTCAGGGACAGGATGCATGTGATGGGAACCTGATGGAAGACTCCCATTCTCATGGTCACAGTCATGGGCATAGTCACGGGCACGGGCACTCACATGGACTGGGTGATGGAGAAGGGGCTGGTCATGCCCGACATGTCGTCGTTTCTCAG GTTTTGGAGCTTGGAATAGTGTCACACTCAGTAATTATCGGTATATCCCTCGGTGTTTCACAGAGCCCATGTACTATAAGACCCCTTATAGCGGCACTTTCTTTTCATCAGTTCTTTGAAGGATTTGCACTTGGAGGTTGCATTTCCCAAGCCCAATTTAAAAACCTCTCGGCCACTATAATGGCGTGTTTCTTCGCCTTGACAACTCCGGCAGGGATTGGTGTGGGAACCGCAATCGCTTCATCCTACAATCCCTATAGTGCCGGAGCGCTGATAACAGAAGGTATATTGGACTGCATGTCCGCCGGCATCTTGGTGTACATGGCCTTGGTGGACCTGATTGCGGCTGACTTTTTGAGTAAGAGGATGAGCTGCAACTTTAGACTCCAAATGGTTTCTTATTTAATGCTCTTTCTTGGGGCGGGATTGATGTCTTTGCTAGCCATCTGGGCTTGA
- the LOC104436307 gene encoding pathogen-associated molecular patterns-induced protein A70, with amino-acid sequence MLEASVTGAPSIWATMNSWLTPSVFFVLLNLMIGTIFIISSLSPHKPKEGEEQEPHQQQHLQQQQHYYEESPRSQQLPRSPSVLQRLKSIRFYNLRSQEPDTHFGRAPEVETHYGFSQQSPELEREQERGSEKATPFLARSTSVLERLKSFDLYRYVSREGFFSPTHGSSEQPLRREQQGAQDEEEEQVDPAGDEELEEPELEDVEEEEEEEEEEEEDEQSFDDVYSQLKENHVERTKSDAKPASGEILAKLPRKMRKSASVKSAFAHFEPDDAVEARRPATVREGKGKSGGHPEAADEEVDAKADDFINRFKNQLKLQRLDSFTRYREMITRGSSR; translated from the coding sequence ATGCTCGAAGCATCGGTGACCGGTGCGCCGTCGATCTGGGCGACCATGAACAGCTGGTTAACGCCCAGCGTCTTCTTCGTGCTCCTCAACCTCATGATTGGCACCATTTTCATCATCTCCAGCCTCAGCCCCCACAAGCCCAAGGAGGGAGAAGAACAGGAGCCACACCAGCAGCAGCatctgcagcagcagcagcattaTTACGAAGAGAGCCCAAGATCCCAGCAGCTCCCCAGATCTCCATCCGTGCTGCAGAGGCTCAAGTCCATTCGCTTTTACAACTTAAGATCCCAAGAACCCGACACCCATTTCGGCAGAGCCCCTGAAGTGGAGACCCATTATGGGTTCTCGCAGCAAAGTCCCGAGCTTGAGCGAGAACAAGAGCGGGGAAGCGAAAAGGCGACGCCTTTCTTGGCCAGATCTACTTCCGTGCTGGAGAGGCTCAAGTCCTTCGACCTCTACCGATATGTGTCCCGAGAAGGCTTCTTTTCGCCGACCCACGGCAGCTCTGAGCAACCCCTGAGGCGAGAACAACAGGGAGCCCAAGACGAGGAGGAAGAACAAGTTGACCCGGCTGGAGATGAAGAACTAGAAGAGCCGGAACTGGaagatgttgaagaagaagaggaagaggaagaggaagaggaagaggacgaGCAGAGCTTCGACGACGTGTACAGTCAGCTGAAGGAGAACCATGTCGAGAGGACCAAGTCCGACGCCAAGCCAGCATCGGGCGAGATTCTGGCTAAGCTCCCGAGGAAGATGAGGAAGTCCGCGAGCGTGAAGTCCGCCTTCGCGCACTTCGAACCCGACGACGCCGTGGAGGCGCGCCGGCCGGCGACGGTGAGGGAAGGGAAGGGCAAGTCGGGCGGCCACCCCGAGGCGGCGGACGAGGAGGTCGACGCGAAGGCCGACGACTTCATCAACAGGTTCAAGAACCAGCTGAAGCTGCAGAGGCTGGACTCCTTCACGAGGTACAGGGAGATGATCACCAGAGGGAGCAGCAGGTAA
- the LOC104436306 gene encoding uncharacterized protein LOC104436306, with product MMWAAKQQIARSKRGRVWAGALLCWLFLMLATPKIPYSPKHHVYADMRNFLGVPNTLNVITNFPFLIVGVLGFVLCLQGSYFNVSLQGEILGWTLFYAGIAGVAFGSAYYHLKPDDSRLMWDTLPMMIAYSSLFSSFLVERVGKRTGLSFLSLLLFFSFLSAAYERTFNDLRLRMMFQLIPCVVIPFMTLLFPPKYTHSRYWLWAAGIYLLSKFEAFADRRIYHANSYIISGHSLEHLCLAMLPVLLTMMLLNRTLRFQRLGSLKERL from the exons ATGATGTGGGCGGCGAAGCAGCAGATTGCGAGATCGAAACGGGGTCGTGTCTGGGCAGGAGCGCTCCTCTGCTGGCTGTTCCTCATGCTGGCGACCCCGAAGATCCCTTACTCTCCCAAGCATCACGTCTACGCTGACATGCGGAATTTCCTCG GTGTGCCCAACACGCTCAATGTGATCACCAATTTCCCGTTCTTGATCGTGGGTGTGCTGGGCTTTGTTCTGTGTCTTCAAGGGAGCTACTTTAACGTGAG TTTGCAAGGAGAAATTTTGGGTTGGACATTGTTCTACGCTGGAATAGCAGGTGTGGCTTTTGGTTCGGCATATTATCACCTGAAGCCTGATGACAGTAGGCTGATGTGGGATACATTGCCG ATGATGATAGCATATTCCTCTCTATTTTCCAGTTTTTTGGTGGAGAGAGTGGGGAAAAGGACTGGATTAAGCTTTTTGTCtctgctccttttcttttcctttctcagcGCAGCTTATGAAAG AACATTTAATGATCTCCGGTTGCGCATGATGTTTCAGTTGATTCCATGTGTTGTGATCCCATTTATGACACTTTTGTTCCCACCAAAATATACTCACTCGAGATATTGGCTTTGGGCAGCAG GCATCTACCTTCTCTCCAAATTTGAAGCTTTTGCTGACCGGAGGATATACCATGCTAATAGTTACATCATCAGCGGGCATTCCCTGGAGCACTTATGTTTAGCGATGTTGCCTGTTCTGCTTACAATGATGCTCCTGAATAGAACCTTGAGGTTCCAAAG GTTGGGCAGCCTAAAAGAGAGGCTTTAA
- the LOC104436305 gene encoding NDR1/HIN1-like protein 6, which translates to MTDRVYPASKPAVNGGAAPAPGIPAAPAKPQLYRPYRPQPAGHNRRRRRYEGPRCSFCCCCFWTVLLVLGLCLLAAIAGAAVYVLYRPHRPEFSVSSLRTATLNLTAAPDGSSTRLITLFNLTLTSKNPNSHFTFAYDSFDVALTSSASNPVFLGNGSLPAFTSNEMAVTPLRAIVSMSSQDLDAESVTSLRSDLKKKNGVPVKIQMDTKVMVSAGKLKSNKVGIRVSCEGFKGVVPPQGKSPSVATVSDSECKVDLRIKIWKLTF; encoded by the coding sequence ATGACGGACAGGGTCTACCCGGCTAGCAAGCCCGCCGTCAACGGCGGCGCGGCCCCCGCCCCTGGCATTCCGGCGGCGCCCGCGAAGCCCCAGCTCTACCGCCCCTACCGCCCGCAGCCGGCCGGGCacaaccgccgccgccgccgctacgAAGGCCCGCGGTGCagcttctgctgctgctgcttctggACGGTCCTCCTCGTGCTCGGGCTCTGCCTCCTGGCCGCCATCGCCGGCGCCGCCGTCTACGTGCTCTACCGCCCGCACCGCCCCGAGTTCTCCGTCTCCTCCCTCCGGACCGCCACCCTCAACCTCACCGCCGCCCCCGACGGCTCCTCCACCCGCCTCATCACCCTCTTCAACCTCACCCTCACCTCCAAGAACCCGAACAGCCACTTCACCTTCGCCTACGACTCCTTCGACGTCGCGCTCACGTCGTCCGCGTCCAACCCCGTGTTCCTCGGCAACGGGTCGCTCCCGGCGTTCACGAGCAACGAGATGGCCGTGACCCCGCTGCGGGCGATCGTGTCGATGAGCTCCCAAGATCTCGACGCCGAGTCGGTGACCTCGCTGAGGTCAgatctgaagaagaagaatggggtCCCCGTGAAGATTCAGATGGACACCAAAGTGATGGTGAGCGCCGGCAAGCTGAAGAGCAACAAGGTGGGCATTCGAGTGAGCTGCGAAGGGTTCAAAGGCGTGGTCCCCCCTCAAGGTAAGTCGCCGTCGGTGGCCACCGTGAGCGATTCCGAGTGCAAGGTCGATCTCAGGATCAAGATCTGGAAGCTCACTTTCTGA
- the LOC104436304 gene encoding probable leucine-rich repeat receptor-like protein kinase At1g68400 yields MPRIRRPRHFPSISSPAFPRKSRREKERENREMSAARFLLFAALASSLLFPVAVSDSPDSAALLAFKSWADASGSLAGWANSSDPCGGSWLGVTCNARTRRVTKLVLENLNLSGYVEPLARLAELRVLSLKRNRFAASFSVDLSSWPNLKQLHLSYNGFSGDFPAGVPNLRRLRRLDLSHNNFTGVIPLAELARLPRLLTLRLEANSFTGTLGAAVDSFPSLSDANFSDNELAGRIPTSLWRFPATAFSGNKGLCGKPLPSVCSNHTAAIDTVQPEAIAPKQKRLDHRTVLSIVAVDAVAVSAALATVTWCCYRKRSRRVRSESPCEVKTGAQKQTYGIHGGGVGGGDGGELVVFDGCRGFDRVDDLLRSSAELLGKGGVGTTYKVVVADGGTVVVKRVREVLRRRRKDVDARLKEIGGLRHPNVVSLRAFYHSQDELLLVYDYLPRGSMHSLLHENRGPGRTPLDWTARIKLAAGAASGLAYLHEYSNAKLVHGHVTSSNIIVDDSGSACISNIGLHQLLPSPLPSDNTYTAPELILHNNHGSTQRKYTQKCDVYSFGVVVLEILTGKMATGEGETSLVKWVQRVPQEEWKREVFDFELMGYKEMEEDMTALLQVALLCLATLPRDRPKMSVVHNMIEDIRNKGAGEDPTNCSVNNLSSDSSPSRSESTSTALAADL; encoded by the exons ATGCCGAGAATAAGAAGGCCTCGCCATTTTCCCTCAATTTCTTCTCCAGCTTTCCCGAGAAAGTCGCGCcgggaaaaagagagggaaaacaGAGAGATGTCCGCAGCGCGATTCCTCCTCTTCGCCGCCCTCGCCTCGTCTCTCCTCTTCCCGGTCGCCGTCTCCGACTCGCCGGACTCCGCCGCGCTGCTGGCCTTCAAGTCATGGGCGGACGCCTCCGGCTCGCTCGCCGGCTGGGCCAACTCGTCGGACCCCTGCGGCGGCTCGTGGCTCGGCGTCACCTGCAACGCGCGGACCCGCCGCGTCACCAAGCTCGTCCTCGAGAACCTCAACTTGAGCGGCTACGTCGAGCCGCTGGCTCGGCTGGCCGAGCTGCGAGTCCTGAGCCTGAAGCGCAACCGGTTCGCGGCGTCCTTCTCCGTCGACCTCTCCTCGTGGCCGAACCTTAAGCAGCTCCACCTCTCGTACAACGGCTTCTCCGGCGACTTCCCCGCCGGGGTGCCGAACCTCCGGCGGCTACGGCGGCTCGACCTCTCGCACAACAACTTCACCGGCGTGATCCCGCTGGCCGAGCTGGCCCGGCTGCCGCGCTTGCTGACTCTCCGGCTCGAGGCGAACTCGTTCACCGGAACTCTCGGCGCGGCTGTGGACTCGTTCCCGTCGCTTTCGGACGCCAACTTCTCGGACAACGAGCTCGCGGGGCGAATTCCGACGTCCCTGTGGCGCTTCCCGGCGACGGCCTTCTCCGGAAACAAAGGACTCTGCGGGAAGCCGTTGCCGTCCGTTTGCTCCAACCACACGGCGGCGATCGACACCGTTCAGCCCGAGGCGATCGCTCCGAAGCAGAAGCGTCTCGACCATCGCACGGTGCTGTCGATCGTCGCCGTCGACGCGGTCGCAGTATCGGCGGCGCTCGCGACCGTCACGTGGTGCTGTTACAGGAAGAGAAGCCGCCGCGTCCGCAGCGAAAGCCCCTGCGAGGTCAAGACCGGAGCTCAGAAGCAGACGTACGGAATCCacggaggcggcgtcggcggcggggACGGGGGCGAGCTGGTGGTTTTCGACGGGTGCAGGGGGTTCGACAGGGTGGACGACCTGCTGCGGTCGTCGGCGGAGCTGCTGGGGAAGGGGGGCGTGGGGACCACGTACAAGGTGGTGGTGGCCGACGGCGGCACGGTGGTGGTGAAGAGGGTGAGGGAGGTGCTGCGGCGGAGGAGGAAGGACGTCGACGCGAGGCTGAAGGAGATTGGGGGTCTGAGGCACCCCAACGTGGTGAGCTTGAGGGCTTTCTATCATTCCCAGGATGAATTGCTCTTGGTCTATGACTATCTGCCCAGAGGAAGCATGCACTCTCTGCTTCATG AAAATAGAGGACCAGGGAGGACTCCATTGGATTGGACCGCCAGGATAAAGCTAGCTGCAGGTGCCGCGAGTGGCCTAGCTTACCTTCACGAGTATAGCAATGCGAAGCTCGTCCATGGACATGTCACGTCATCGAACATCATAGTCGATGATTCAGGGAGTGCCTGTATTTCCAACATCGGTCTCCACCAACTGTTGCCTTCGCCATTGCCATCAGACAACACCTATACGGCTCCGGAGCTGATTCTCCACAACAATCATGGAAGCACACAGAGGAAATATACACAAAAGTGCGACGTCTACAGCTTTGGCGTTGTCGTCCTTGAAATTCTGACAGGGAAAATGGCGACCGGAGAGGGAGAGACGAGTTTGGTGAAGTGGGTTCAGCGCGTGCCCCAAGAAGAGTGGAAGAGGGAGGTGTTCGATTTCGAATTGATGGGTTACAAGGAAATGGAAGAAGACATGACGGCTCTTCTGCAAGTGGCTTTGCTCTGTTTGGCTACGTTGCCGAGGGATCGTCCCAAAATGAGCGTGGTTCACAATATGATTGAAGATATCAGGAACAAGGGCGCAGGAGAAGACCCGACGAATTGTTCAGTGAATAATCTGTCTTCTGATTCTTCGCCTTCTCGGTCTGAAAGCACTTCAACTGCGTTAGCAGCTGATCTATAA
- the LOC104436303 gene encoding acyl-lipid (9-3)-desaturase, whose amino-acid sequence MADSDRRSVTAEELARHNKPGDLWISIQGKIYDVSEWVKDHPGGDLPLRSLAGQDATDAFIAFHPAGGAAWGRLGRFDTGRRLEGYAVSEVSRDYRRLAGEFARMGLFDRKGHITLASMCFIAALFGASVLGVLASESAWVHLLCGAMMGFLWIQSGWMGHDSGHYRIMAGPAQNRFAQVLTGNCLAGISIAWWKRNHNAHHIACNSLDFDPDLQHMPFFVVSSKFFASLTSCYYDRKMNFDAVSRFLVSHQHWTFYPVMCLARINLFAQSFALLLSKHKVPNRGQEILGLLSFWIWYPLLVSCLPNWGERIMFVIASFAVTGIQHVQFCLNHFASSVYVGPPSGNDWFEKQTAGTLDIQCSPWMDWFHGGLQFQIEHHLFPRLPRSQLRKVSPFVKELCKKHNLPYSSASFWEANAMTLRTLRTAALQARDLANPVPKNLVWEAVNTHG is encoded by the coding sequence ATGGCGGACTCCGATCGCCGCTCCGTCACGGCCGAAGAGCTGGCGCGCCACAACAAGCCCGGCGACCTCTGGATCTCCATCCAGGGCAAGATCTACGACGTCTCCGAGTGGGTCAAGGACCACCCGGGCGGCGACCTCCCGCTCCGCAGCCTCGCCGGCCAGGACGCCACCGACGCCTTCATCGCCTTCCACCCGGCCGGCGGCGCCGCCTGGGGCCGCCTCGGCCGCTTCGACACCGGCCGCCGCCTCGAGGGCTACGCCGTGTCCGAGGTGTCCCGGGACTACCGCCGCCTCGCCGGCGAGTTCGCCCGCATGGGCCTGTTCGACCGGAAGGGCCACATTACGCTCGCCTCCATGTGCTTCATCGCGGCGCTGTTCGGCGCCAGCGTGCTGGGCGTGCTGGCGTCGGAGAGCGCGTGGGTGCACCTCCTCTGCGGCGCGATGATGGGCTTCCTCTGGATTCAGAGCGGGTGGATGGGGCACGACTCGGGCCACTACCGGATCATGGCCGGGCCGGCGCAGAACCGGTTCGCGCAGGTCCTCACCGGCAACTGCCTCGCCGGCATCAGCATCGCCTGGTGGAAGCGCAACCACAACGCCCACCACATTGCCTGCAACAGCCTCGACTTCGATCCGGATCTCCAGCACATGCCCTTCTTCGTGGTGTCCTCCAAGTTCTTCGCCTCCCTCACCTCGTGCTACTACGACCGGAAGATGAACTTCGACGCCGTCTCCCGGTTCCTTGTCAGCCACCAGCATTGGACGTTCTACCCCGTCATGTGCCTCGCCCGCATCAACCTGTTCGCCCAGTCCTTCGCATTGCTGCTGTCGAAGCACAAGGTGCCCAACAGGGGTCAGGAGATTCTGGGTCTCCTCTCGTTCTGGATTTGGTATCCGCTCCTCGTCTCGTGCCTCCCGAACTGGGGTGAGAGGATAATGTTCGTCATCGCGAGCTTCGCCGTCACCGGAATCCAGCACGTTCAGTTCTGTTTGAATCATTTCGCGTCGAGCGTCTATGTCGGTCCGCCTAGTGGGAACGACTGGTTCGAGAAGCAGACCGCCGGGACTCTCGACATCCAGTGTTCGCCGTGGATGGATTGGTTTCACGGCGGATTGCAGTTTCAGATCGAGCACCACCTGTTTCCTCGATTGCCTCGATCCCAACTCAGGAAGGTTTCCCCTTTTGTGAAGGAACTCTGCAAGAAGCACAATTTGCCTTACAGTAGCGCGTCTTTCTGGGAGGCGAATGCTATGACGCTTAGGACGCTTAGGACGGCTGCGTTGCAGGCTAGAGATCTTGCTAATCCCGTGCCAAAGAACTTGGTCTGGGAAGCTGTTAATACCCATGGATGA